From Tiliqua scincoides isolate rTilSci1 chromosome 2, rTilSci1.hap2, whole genome shotgun sequence, the proteins below share one genomic window:
- the LOC136640777 gene encoding keratin, type II cytoskeletal 5-like isoform X1: MSHQARVKIQRRGFSNSSAIVPSTCRTSFSSHTVSRGGACGSGGVSFGRVSGGGSGGGFGSRSLYNLGSKRISAVGGAYGGGYGSGFGGGYGLGGGVGGGYGLGSGAGGGFGLVGGGFPVCPPGGFQEVTINQNLLTPLNLEIDPNIQRVRKEEGEQIKTLNNKFASFIDKVRFLEQQNKVLETKWTLLQEQGLKTTRNNLEPVFDNFINILRKQLNSVLNLKMRLSGELNNMQNLVEDFKNKYEDEINKRASAENEFVTLKKDVDAAYIKKVELDAKADSLRDEIEFLKALYNEELSQMHTQISDMSVVLSMDNNRSLDLDSIIAEVKAQYEDIANRSRTEAESWYQSKYEELQATAGRHGDDLRNTKQEISDLTRQIQRLRAEIDNVKKQCANLQAAIAEAEERGELALKDARQKLAELEDALQKAKQDMARQLKEYQDLRNVKLALDIEIATYRKLLEGEEWRLSGDGVGPVNVSVVSSTVTRGGSAGSSLCYGSGSGLGYGGGSSLSLGGGSGLGVGVCGVGLGSGRSVGGRFSSGSGRTLGGGVSLGGGSGSSVKFSSSSTQRSYRN, from the exons ATGTCTCACCAAGCCAGGGTAAAGATCCAGAGGAGAGGCTTCAGTAACTCCTCTGCCATTGTGCCGAGTACTTGCCGCACGAGCTTCAGCTCCCACACCGTATCCAGAGGGGGAGCCTGTGGCAGCGGTGGCGTCAGTTTTGGTAGGGttagtggtggtggtagtggtggcggCTTTGGCAGCCGAAGCCTTTACAATCTTGGATCTAAGAGGATCTCGGCTGTTGGTGGTGCCTATGGAGGCGGTTACGGAAGCGGCTTTGGCGGTGGATACGGGCTTGGTGGTGGTGTCGGCGGCGGGTATGGGCTTGGCAGTGGGGCAGGTGGTGGCTTTGGATTAGTTGGGGGTGGCTTCCCGGTTTGCCCACCTGGTGGCTTCCAAGAAGTGACCATCAATCAGAACCTGCTGACCCCTCTCAACCTGGAGATTGACCCCAATATACAGAGAGTCCGTAAAGAGGAAGGAGAGCAGATCAAGACGCTCAACAACAAGTTTGCCTCTTTCATCGATAAG GTGCGCTTCCTGGAACAACAGAATAAGGTGTTGGAAACTAAGTGGACTCTGCTTCAGGAACAAGGCCTGAAAACCACGAGAAATAACTTGGAACCTGTTTTTGACAATTTCATCAATATATTGAGGAAACAGCTGAACAGCGTGCTGAATCTCAAAATGAGGCTGTCTGGAGAACTGAACAACATGCAAAACCTTGTCGAGGACTTCAAGAACAA ATACGAAGACGAGATCAACAAGCGCGCAAGTGCAGAGAATGAATTTGTCACTCTCAAGAAG GACGTGGATGCTGCCTACATTAAGAAAGTGGAGCTTGATGCTAAGGCAGATTCCCTGAGGGATGAAATTGAATTCTTAAAAGCCCTGTACAATGAA GAGCTGTCACAGATGCATACTCAAATATCTGACATGTCCGTGGTTCTCTCTATGGACAACAATCGCAGCCTGGACCTGGACAGCATCATTGCTGAAGTCAAAGCTCAGTATGAAGACATTGCAAACAGGAGCAGGACTGAGGCTGAATCTTGGTACCAAAGCAAG TATGAAGAACTCCAAGCAACAGCTGGAAGACATGGGGATGACCTCCGCAACACCAAGCAAGAGATTTCAGATCTTACCCGACAAATCCAGAGACTGAGGGCTGAAATTGACAATGTGAAAAAGCAG tGTGCCAATCTGCAGGCAGCTATTGCTGAGGCAGAAGAACGTGGTGAGCTGGCTCTGAAAGACGCCAGGCAGAAACTGGCTGAGCTGGAGGATGCTCTGCAGAAAGCCAAGCAAGACATGGCCCGGCAGCTGAAGGAGTACCAGGACCTGAGGAATGTCAAGCTAGCCCTAGATATTGAGATTGCCACCTACAGGAAGCTACTGGAAGGAGAGGAATGGCG GCTGTCTGGCGATGGAGTGGGTCCAGTGAATGTCT CGGTCGTCTCTTCCACCGTCACACGGGGAGGATCTGCTGGTAGCAGCCTTTGCTATGGCAGCGGAAGCGGTCTTGGCTATGGAGGCGGAAGCAGTCTcagcctgggaggaggcagcggtctTGGTGTCGGAGTCTGTGGTGTTGGCCTTGGAAGCGGACGTAGCGTTGGAGGCAGATTCAGTTCTGGGAGTGGAAGAACCCTTGGCGGTGGAGTGAGCCTTGGAGGTGGTAGTGGCTCAAGTGTGAAGTTTTCAAGCTCCTCTACTCAGAGAAGCTACAGAAATTAA
- the LOC136640777 gene encoding keratin, type II cytoskeletal 5-like isoform X2, with protein sequence MSHQARVKIQRRGFSNSSAIVPSTCRTSFSSHTVSRGGACGSGGVSFGRVSGGGSGGGFGSRSLYNLGSKRISAVGGAYGGGYGSGFGGGYGLGGGVGGGYGLGSGAGGGFGLVGGGFPVCPPGGFQEVTINQNLLTPLNLEIDPNIQRVRKEEGEQIKTLNNKFASFIDKVRFLEQQNKVLETKWTLLQEQGLKTTRNNLEPVFDNFINILRKQLNSVLNLKMRLSGELNNMQNLVEDFKNKYEDEINKRASAENEFVTLKKDVDAAYIKKVELDAKADSLRDEIEFLKALYNEELSQMHTQISDMSVVLSMDNNRSLDLDSIIAEVKAQYEDIANRSRTEAESWYQSKYEELQATAGRHGDDLRNTKQEISDLTRQIQRLRAEIDNVKKQCANLQAAIAEAEERGELALKDARQKLAELEDALQKAKQDMARQLKEYQDLRNVKLALDIEIATYRKLLEGEEWRLSGDGVGPVNVCNSLCYGSGSGLGYGGGSSLSLGGGSGLGVGVCGVGLGSGRSVGGRFSSGSGRTLGGGVSLGGGSGSSVKFSSSSTQRSYRN encoded by the exons ATGTCTCACCAAGCCAGGGTAAAGATCCAGAGGAGAGGCTTCAGTAACTCCTCTGCCATTGTGCCGAGTACTTGCCGCACGAGCTTCAGCTCCCACACCGTATCCAGAGGGGGAGCCTGTGGCAGCGGTGGCGTCAGTTTTGGTAGGGttagtggtggtggtagtggtggcggCTTTGGCAGCCGAAGCCTTTACAATCTTGGATCTAAGAGGATCTCGGCTGTTGGTGGTGCCTATGGAGGCGGTTACGGAAGCGGCTTTGGCGGTGGATACGGGCTTGGTGGTGGTGTCGGCGGCGGGTATGGGCTTGGCAGTGGGGCAGGTGGTGGCTTTGGATTAGTTGGGGGTGGCTTCCCGGTTTGCCCACCTGGTGGCTTCCAAGAAGTGACCATCAATCAGAACCTGCTGACCCCTCTCAACCTGGAGATTGACCCCAATATACAGAGAGTCCGTAAAGAGGAAGGAGAGCAGATCAAGACGCTCAACAACAAGTTTGCCTCTTTCATCGATAAG GTGCGCTTCCTGGAACAACAGAATAAGGTGTTGGAAACTAAGTGGACTCTGCTTCAGGAACAAGGCCTGAAAACCACGAGAAATAACTTGGAACCTGTTTTTGACAATTTCATCAATATATTGAGGAAACAGCTGAACAGCGTGCTGAATCTCAAAATGAGGCTGTCTGGAGAACTGAACAACATGCAAAACCTTGTCGAGGACTTCAAGAACAA ATACGAAGACGAGATCAACAAGCGCGCAAGTGCAGAGAATGAATTTGTCACTCTCAAGAAG GACGTGGATGCTGCCTACATTAAGAAAGTGGAGCTTGATGCTAAGGCAGATTCCCTGAGGGATGAAATTGAATTCTTAAAAGCCCTGTACAATGAA GAGCTGTCACAGATGCATACTCAAATATCTGACATGTCCGTGGTTCTCTCTATGGACAACAATCGCAGCCTGGACCTGGACAGCATCATTGCTGAAGTCAAAGCTCAGTATGAAGACATTGCAAACAGGAGCAGGACTGAGGCTGAATCTTGGTACCAAAGCAAG TATGAAGAACTCCAAGCAACAGCTGGAAGACATGGGGATGACCTCCGCAACACCAAGCAAGAGATTTCAGATCTTACCCGACAAATCCAGAGACTGAGGGCTGAAATTGACAATGTGAAAAAGCAG tGTGCCAATCTGCAGGCAGCTATTGCTGAGGCAGAAGAACGTGGTGAGCTGGCTCTGAAAGACGCCAGGCAGAAACTGGCTGAGCTGGAGGATGCTCTGCAGAAAGCCAAGCAAGACATGGCCCGGCAGCTGAAGGAGTACCAGGACCTGAGGAATGTCAAGCTAGCCCTAGATATTGAGATTGCCACCTACAGGAAGCTACTGGAAGGAGAGGAATGGCG GCTGTCTGGCGATGGAGTGGGTCCAGTGAATGTCTGTAA CAGCCTTTGCTATGGCAGCGGAAGCGGTCTTGGCTATGGAGGCGGAAGCAGTCTcagcctgggaggaggcagcggtctTGGTGTCGGAGTCTGTGGTGTTGGCCTTGGAAGCGGACGTAGCGTTGGAGGCAGATTCAGTTCTGGGAGTGGAAGAACCCTTGGCGGTGGAGTGAGCCTTGGAGGTGGTAGTGGCTCAAGTGTGAAGTTTTCAAGCTCCTCTACTCAGAGAAGCTACAGAAATTAA